The Cylindrospermopsis curvispora GIHE-G1 genome contains a region encoding:
- a CDS encoding phycocyanobilin:ferredoxin oxidoreductase, whose amino-acid sequence MSSQPSLREKQHPLIQQLANTIEEVWHEYLQLSPYELPEDLGYVEGRLEGEKLVIENRCYQTVHFRKMHLELARVGNILDILHCVMFPHQEYDIPMFGCDLVGGRGQISAAIADLSPVNLERTLPENYHHQLGNLTAVNFSQPRDLPEWGNIFSDFCLFIRPSSLEEELLFLNRVREFLKIHCSQAIISVPVPPEKIPSIIAGQHNYCTKQQKNDKTRRVLEKAFGEQWAENYMTTVLFDLP is encoded by the coding sequence ATGTCCTCTCAACCTTCTCTACGGGAAAAACAACATCCTTTAATTCAGCAACTAGCTAATACAATCGAAGAAGTTTGGCATGAATACCTCCAGTTATCGCCCTATGAGTTACCTGAGGATTTGGGGTATGTGGAAGGTAGATTGGAAGGAGAAAAACTGGTAATTGAAAATCGCTGTTATCAGACTGTTCACTTCCGCAAAATGCACTTAGAACTAGCGAGAGTTGGCAATATCTTAGATATCTTACACTGTGTGATGTTCCCTCACCAGGAGTATGATATACCCATGTTTGGTTGTGATTTGGTGGGGGGTAGAGGTCAAATTAGTGCAGCTATAGCAGATCTTTCTCCTGTAAATTTAGAGAGAACCCTACCAGAAAATTATCATCATCAGTTAGGCAATTTAACCGCAGTTAATTTTTCTCAACCCCGGGATTTACCTGAATGGGGAAATATATTTTCAGATTTCTGTCTGTTTATTCGTCCTAGCTCTTTAGAGGAAGAATTGTTGTTTTTAAATAGAGTGAGAGAGTTTTTAAAAATCCATTGCAGTCAAGCAATTATCTCCGTTCCTGTTCCACCGGAAAAGATTCCCTCAATTATTGCGGGACAACATAACTATTGTACAAAACAACAAAAAAATGATAAGACCCGTCGGGTCTTAGAAAAAGCATTTGGTGAACAGTGGGCAGAAAACTACATGACCACTGTATTATTCGATTTGCCTTGA